One window of the Verrucomicrobiota bacterium genome contains the following:
- a CDS encoding tetratricopeptide repeat protein yields MTLRWPKPHRPEPGAARRRERWFWILTATVLPALALAVLELGLRLAGYGYSTHFFVNHPSAPPGSLVENQRFSWRFFERTAARYPRPLLLSKQNPPGTYRIFVFGESAAQGDPDPVFSFARILQALLSERYSGVRFEVINVAFTAINSHALLPIARECAALQGDLWLVYMGHNEVVGPFGAGSPFGRKSPPLPVIRASLALKATRTGQLLAHAGEKLLSMRGSRTGWAGMTMMLGHQVRQDDPRMNQIHDHFQKNLDDLLRLGRESGAKIVLSTLVANLRDCPPFTSLHRPDLKETERAAWEQTFQAGVASETAGRLDEALGKYEEAARIDDTFAELHFRSGRCMLSLGKLTEARAHFQKARDLDTLRFRADERLNEIIRDAVTRVSTPDLRLLDAEAEFSRQSPGGIPGNEWLYEHVHFNFEGNYLLARLFADQIALLLPASITNRTGRGNSWMSESEAAQRLAWNDYSRYWAKQHIRQRLLQPPFTAQLGHDDRLRRWEEDLIKLQPRIKSTGLNRAASLCRAAITQAEDDWVLHDLLAFLLANLGDCEGALAQWRRVSELVPHFATPYCEAGKTLAERKETDKAAAMFARALEVNPDYAEAHFNLGLICLKQDRRSEAIRHFREALRLDPSNDPARLNLQKLLGGN; encoded by the coding sequence GTGACTTTGCGTTGGCCAAAACCGCATCGCCCCGAACCTGGCGCGGCACGACGACGCGAGCGATGGTTCTGGATTTTGACCGCGACCGTGCTCCCGGCGCTGGCGCTGGCGGTGTTGGAATTGGGGTTGCGGCTGGCCGGCTACGGCTATTCGACGCATTTCTTCGTGAACCATCCCTCCGCTCCGCCCGGCAGCCTGGTGGAAAATCAGCGCTTTAGCTGGCGATTCTTCGAACGCACCGCAGCGCGCTATCCTCGTCCTCTGCTGTTGTCCAAGCAGAATCCGCCGGGGACCTACCGGATTTTTGTCTTCGGCGAATCCGCGGCCCAAGGCGATCCCGATCCTGTGTTCAGCTTCGCGCGAATTCTGCAAGCGTTGCTGAGCGAACGATACTCCGGCGTTCGGTTTGAAGTGATCAACGTCGCGTTCACCGCAATCAACTCGCACGCGCTTCTGCCCATCGCCAGGGAATGCGCGGCCCTGCAAGGCGATTTGTGGCTGGTGTACATGGGCCACAACGAAGTCGTCGGGCCTTTCGGCGCCGGGTCGCCCTTTGGACGGAAAAGCCCGCCGCTTCCCGTGATCCGCGCCAGCCTGGCCCTCAAGGCCACACGAACCGGGCAACTGCTGGCTCACGCCGGCGAAAAGCTTCTCTCGATGCGCGGGTCGCGCACAGGTTGGGCCGGAATGACCATGATGCTCGGCCATCAAGTGCGCCAGGACGATCCGCGCATGAACCAAATTCACGATCACTTTCAAAAAAATCTCGACGACCTCCTGCGCCTCGGCCGAGAGAGCGGCGCAAAAATCGTCCTCAGCACGCTGGTGGCGAATCTCAGAGACTGCCCGCCTTTCACCTCGCTTCATCGTCCCGACTTGAAAGAAACCGAGCGCGCAGCCTGGGAGCAAACTTTTCAGGCCGGCGTCGCGTCGGAAACCGCGGGCCGCTTGGACGAGGCGCTCGGAAAATATGAGGAAGCCGCGCGGATCGACGACACCTTCGCAGAGCTTCATTTTCGCAGCGGCCGGTGCATGCTGTCGCTCGGAAAACTCACCGAAGCCAGGGCCCATTTCCAGAAAGCTCGCGATCTGGACACGCTGCGATTCCGCGCGGATGAGCGGCTCAACGAAATCATCCGCGACGCGGTGACGCGGGTCAGCACACCGGATCTGCGCCTGCTCGACGCCGAGGCGGAATTCTCCCGGCAAAGCCCTGGCGGAATCCCCGGCAACGAATGGCTCTACGAACACGTCCACTTCAATTTCGAAGGGAATTATTTGCTCGCGCGGTTGTTCGCCGATCAGATTGCCTTGCTGCTTCCTGCAAGCATCACCAACCGGACCGGACGCGGAAACTCGTGGATGTCGGAATCGGAGGCCGCGCAGCGCCTGGCGTGGAATGACTACAGTCGTTACTGGGCCAAGCAACACATTCGGCAGCGATTGCTTCAGCCACCCTTTACGGCTCAGCTCGGCCACGACGACCGTCTTCGCCGATGGGAGGAAGACCTGATCAAGCTTCAACCCCGCATCAAATCGACCGGCTTGAACCGCGCTGCCAGCTTGTGCCGCGCTGCGATTACCCAGGCTGAGGACGATTGGGTGCTGCACGATCTGCTCGCCTTCCTGCTGGCGAACCTGGGAGATTGCGAAGGCGCGCTCGCGCAGTGGCGCCGAGTCAGCGAACTCGTTCCCCATTTTGCGACGCCGTATTGCGAAGCGGGAAAAACGCTCGCGGAACGAAAGGAAACTGACAAAGCCGCCGCGATGTTCGCCCGGGCTCTGGAGGTCAACCCGGATTACGCGGAGGCGCACTTCAATCTGGGGTTGATTTGCCTCAAACAAGACCGGCGAAGCGAAGCCATCCGCCACTTCCGCGAAGCCCTTCGGCTGGACCCGTCCAACGACCCCGCCCGGCTCAATCTCCAAAAACTTCTCGGCGGAAATTGA
- a CDS encoding DUF2339 domain-containing protein, whose product MAAIPPEVRVALGFLVGIGLVVGGVLMRQKQYTITSHTLCATGVVILYAVTFACRAIYHFAFFGPAPTFALMALLTAAAFVLAVRLAAHVVALLGMLGGFLTPILLSTGQDAPVALFTYIALLDAGLLAVALHRRWFYLAPLAAAGTILMQIGWVSEFFEREQYYLGNKILIPLAVLLGFNALWLGAMRLARTGPLSRPADTLSRSEGERDRERGSFKDSTQDAGNKHLVSGSMLALAAVAFGFTFYFISFESLGARPWWMFSFAFLVDAAVFALTRLDRRLVAAQPLAGAAMFLLLAVWLGTRVSNELLPAALTFTLVFAAFHSLLPLALRRLDGEPGTPPRWTLLFAPGALLVLLIPIFQLTELIVLVWPVILLVDVLAVVLAALAATAVPVVAALLLTLAAAAGILFKIPADLTGLPLLLLVLGLCAVFFAAAGIWLQRKLPGQSPGNDSQTSPDDEIAASLPAFALVLPFALLVMLTGRVPLANPSPVFGLALLLLGMLFGVTRLFQVEWLPVIGLGCVAALEYAWHMRLFSTEAALTPLLWYVAFFAAFAVFPFCFLRQFGETTGPWAAAALAGPAQFFLVHRLVKAAWPNQVMGLLGVIFAVPALVSLAAILKRLAADSPARKAQLALFGGVGLFFITLIFPLQFERQWLTVAWGLEGAALCWLFHRVAHEGLRLTGVALLVIAFVRLSLNPAVLGYHARSEMPVSTGTSTPTVW is encoded by the coding sequence ATTGCGGCCATTCCGCCCGAAGTCCGGGTCGCGCTGGGATTCCTCGTTGGCATTGGCCTGGTGGTCGGCGGCGTGTTGATGCGCCAGAAGCAATACACGATCACGTCGCACACGCTTTGCGCGACCGGCGTCGTCATTCTCTATGCGGTCACGTTCGCGTGCCGGGCGATCTATCACTTCGCGTTTTTCGGTCCTGCGCCAACGTTTGCCTTGATGGCGCTCCTCACGGCGGCGGCTTTCGTTCTTGCGGTGCGCCTTGCGGCGCACGTGGTGGCTTTGCTGGGCATGTTGGGCGGCTTCCTGACTCCGATCCTGCTTTCGACCGGACAGGACGCTCCGGTGGCTTTGTTCACTTACATCGCGCTGCTCGATGCCGGATTACTGGCAGTGGCTTTGCACCGCCGATGGTTCTATCTCGCGCCGCTGGCCGCGGCGGGAACCATCCTGATGCAGATCGGCTGGGTGTCGGAGTTTTTCGAGCGGGAACAATATTATCTCGGAAACAAGATTCTCATCCCGCTCGCGGTGCTGCTTGGATTCAACGCGCTGTGGTTGGGTGCCATGCGCCTGGCCAGAACCGGCCCCCTCTCCCGTCCTGCGGACACCCTCTCCCGCTCCGAGGGGGAGAGAGACAGGGAGAGGGGGTCGTTCAAGGACTCCACACAGGATGCTGGGAACAAACATCTCGTCAGCGGATCCATGCTGGCCCTGGCGGCGGTCGCTTTCGGCTTCACGTTTTACTTCATCAGCTTCGAATCGCTGGGGGCGCGGCCGTGGTGGATGTTCAGCTTCGCGTTTCTGGTGGACGCAGCGGTGTTTGCGCTGACGCGGCTGGATCGCCGGCTCGTGGCGGCGCAGCCGTTGGCAGGCGCGGCGATGTTTCTCCTCCTGGCCGTTTGGCTGGGCACGCGCGTTTCCAATGAACTGCTTCCCGCGGCTTTGACCTTCACGCTGGTGTTCGCCGCGTTCCATTCTCTGCTGCCGCTGGCTTTGCGGCGGCTCGACGGCGAACCCGGCACGCCGCCGAGGTGGACTCTCTTGTTCGCGCCCGGAGCGCTGCTCGTCCTGCTGATCCCGATTTTCCAATTGACGGAGCTGATCGTGCTCGTTTGGCCGGTGATCTTGCTGGTGGACGTTTTGGCGGTTGTTCTGGCAGCCCTGGCGGCGACGGCGGTGCCGGTGGTGGCGGCGCTCCTTCTCACGCTCGCGGCTGCGGCGGGAATCCTTTTCAAGATTCCTGCCGACCTGACGGGCCTCCCGCTCTTGCTGCTTGTCCTGGGCCTCTGCGCGGTGTTTTTTGCCGCCGCTGGAATCTGGCTCCAGCGCAAGCTGCCCGGGCAAAGCCCAGGAAACGACTCGCAGACTTCGCCGGATGACGAGATCGCAGCGTCCCTCCCCGCGTTCGCACTCGTGCTTCCGTTCGCCTTGCTGGTGATGTTGACCGGGCGTGTGCCGTTGGCGAATCCATCCCCCGTGTTCGGTCTGGCGTTGCTGCTCCTGGGGATGTTGTTCGGTGTGACCCGGCTGTTTCAAGTCGAGTGGCTGCCGGTCATCGGACTGGGTTGCGTGGCGGCGCTGGAGTACGCGTGGCACATGCGCCTGTTCAGTACCGAGGCGGCTTTGACGCCGCTGCTCTGGTATGTGGCTTTCTTCGCGGCCTTCGCGGTGTTTCCATTTTGTTTCCTGCGGCAGTTTGGAGAAACCACCGGGCCCTGGGCCGCTGCAGCACTGGCCGGACCGGCGCAATTCTTCCTGGTGCATCGATTGGTGAAAGCGGCCTGGCCCAATCAGGTCATGGGCTTGCTCGGCGTTATTTTCGCGGTGCCCGCCTTGGTCAGTCTGGCGGCGATTCTGAAGCGGCTCGCCGCGGATTCACCGGCGCGAAAAGCGCAGCTTGCGTTGTTCGGGGGCGTGGGTTTGTTTTTCATCACGCTGATTTTTCCGCTGCAGTTCGAGCGGCAATGGCTGACCGTGGCGTGGGGGCTGGAAGGCGCGGCTTTGTGCTGGCTTTTTCACCGAGTTGCGCACGAGGGGTTGCGATTGACCGGCGTCGCGCTGCTCGTCATCGCTTTTGTCCGGCTGTCGTTGAACCCCGCCGTGCTCGGCTACCATGCCCGGAGTGAAATGCCCGTCTCAACTGGTACCTCTACGCCTACGGTCTGGTGA
- a CDS encoding DUF2339 domain-containing protein has product MVIVSLFASARLLAPPRDRVLNVRAPALLCTLGAVLAFLLVNIQVADFFTAPGARTLTFKFSGNFGRDMTYSIAWALFALVLLVIGLNRAIAAARYAALALLGVTVLKLFLHDLAKLAQLYRIGALIGVAVIAIVASFLYQRFTASLARTHANKTIPPAD; this is encoded by the coding sequence CTGGTGATTGTCAGCCTGTTCGCCAGCGCGCGTCTGCTCGCGCCGCCTCGCGACCGCGTTTTGAATGTGCGCGCGCCGGCGTTGCTTTGCACGCTCGGCGCCGTGCTCGCCTTTCTGCTGGTGAATATCCAGGTCGCAGACTTTTTCACCGCACCCGGCGCAAGGACGCTCACGTTCAAATTCTCCGGCAATTTCGGGCGCGACATGACGTACAGCATCGCCTGGGCGCTCTTCGCGCTCGTGCTGCTGGTCATCGGGTTGAACCGCGCAATCGCGGCGGCGCGGTATGCGGCGCTTGCGCTTCTGGGCGTCACGGTCTTGAAGCTGTTTTTACACGACCTCGCGAAGCTGGCGCAGCTCTATCGGATCGGTGCGCTCATTGGCGTTGCCGTGATCGCGATTGTGGCATCGTTTCTTTACCAACGCTTCACCGCCAGCCTGGCCCGGACTCATGCAAACAAAACTATTCCGCCGGCGGATTGA
- a CDS encoding MFS transporter produces MGHMNSTVAELSRPTRVRFVVLAALCAAAAISYMSRNCLGVAVADGKIGRELQLSDRQMAWIMSAFFATYSVFQIPSGWTVQTVGSRRALPLFASVWSLATSAMGLATGFVSLFAAQLGMGLAQAGVFPASTQSIGQWMPSTRRAVACGWLASCMSAGGAVAVALTGWMLQEMSWRWVFAVFCLPGLIWASVFYLWFRDTPAEHRGVNAAELENIRGADSEAILPLPARHERGEDRGEGKAQEEGPPLPGPLLPSQGRERERHALPEAPTAYSSSGKAEAARVWQPILTSVPMWLICGQQFFRAAGYIFYGTWFPKFLKETRGVSTLEAGYLTSLPLLATVVGALVSGFVIDWILVKTGSRRWSRQGVAIAAMVGCGFFSLLAYFAKDAGFAVFLITAGSLCAACGGPCAYATTIDMGGKQVPLVFSMMNTAGNLGAFLCPVVVERIVAATGNWNLVLLFFTGIFFSAALCWSCLNPNGTIVKHSYG; encoded by the coding sequence ATGGGGCACATGAACAGCACAGTCGCTGAACTTTCGCGGCCCACGCGCGTTCGATTTGTCGTCCTGGCGGCGCTCTGCGCGGCGGCGGCCATTTCCTACATGAGCCGAAACTGCCTGGGCGTCGCGGTGGCCGACGGGAAGATTGGCCGCGAACTTCAGTTGAGCGACCGGCAGATGGCCTGGATCATGTCGGCGTTTTTCGCCACCTACTCCGTGTTTCAGATCCCAAGCGGCTGGACGGTGCAAACGGTGGGGAGCCGCCGCGCCCTGCCGCTGTTCGCGTCCGTGTGGTCGCTGGCTACGTCGGCCATGGGACTGGCGACTGGTTTCGTCTCGCTCTTCGCGGCGCAGTTGGGCATGGGCCTGGCGCAAGCGGGGGTCTTCCCGGCCTCGACTCAATCCATCGGACAGTGGATGCCGAGCACGCGGCGGGCGGTGGCTTGCGGCTGGCTGGCGAGCTGCATGTCCGCGGGCGGGGCGGTAGCGGTCGCGTTGACCGGATGGATGCTGCAAGAGATGAGTTGGCGCTGGGTGTTCGCGGTGTTTTGTTTGCCCGGCTTGATTTGGGCGTCAGTGTTCTACCTTTGGTTTCGCGATACGCCTGCCGAACACCGCGGCGTCAACGCAGCCGAACTGGAAAACATTCGGGGGGCCGATTCTGAAGCTATTCTTCCTCTCCCCGCGAGGCATGAGCGGGGAGAGGATCGAGGAGAGGGGAAAGCTCAAGAGGAGGGCCCTCCTCTCCCCGGCCCTCTCCTCCCTTCGCAGGGAAGAGAGAGAGAAAGGCATGCCTTGCCTGAAGCGCCAACTGCCTATTCCTCTTCAGGGAAGGCCGAAGCCGCGCGGGTATGGCAGCCGATCCTGACCAGCGTGCCGATGTGGTTGATTTGCGGGCAGCAATTCTTTCGCGCCGCCGGTTACATCTTTTACGGAACCTGGTTTCCGAAATTTCTGAAAGAAACCCGCGGCGTGAGCACGCTCGAAGCGGGTTATCTCACGAGCCTGCCGTTGCTCGCGACCGTGGTCGGCGCGCTGGTGAGCGGGTTTGTGATCGACTGGATTCTGGTCAAGACCGGCAGCCGGCGATGGAGCCGGCAAGGGGTGGCCATTGCGGCAATGGTCGGCTGCGGGTTCTTTTCACTCCTTGCTTACTTCGCAAAAGACGCCGGCTTTGCTGTGTTTCTCATCACGGCGGGATCGTTGTGCGCGGCGTGTGGCGGGCCGTGCGCGTATGCCACCACCATCGACATGGGCGGGAAACAAGTGCCGCTGGTCTTCAGCATGATGAATACGGCGGGCAACTTGGGCGCGTTCCTGTGTCCGGTTGTGGTCGAACGCATTGTCGCCGCCACGGGCAATTGGAATCTGGTTCTGCTTTTCTTCACTGGCATATTCTTTTCCGCCGCCCTTTGTTGGAGTTGCCTGAACCCCAATGGCACCATTGTGAAGCATAGTTACGGCTAA